A single genomic interval of Corylus avellana chromosome ca10, CavTom2PMs-1.0 harbors:
- the LOC132163593 gene encoding protein OCTOPUS gives MTSQPKTRLSSCYRHPNIPVTGFCALCLSERLASIEPATRQETHAPGKCAAAVKLRRCKSYNAEGFSVTAAAAAAASEPPRRKSCDVRARSTLWDLFNLDDERKGKDPNRTHDLGLENLGFELREDDENESENEDENENDLGGEEIRVAEPNVEENEIAEEEIEFKTMKEFIDLEWRSKRSGGRDFKDIAGSVWEAASLFSKKLRKWGQKPKIKKHNNGGGFVEVEKRSERRPWRDTQSEIGRRSCDTEPRLSVDVRRYSFDEPRASWDGYLIGKAYPRLVTPMLSLDERMSPGGSAQTKDYYSESMSTSLQRRRRSFDHSNLHRKGGGAEFDELKLVSNANAKVSPASTELFYGAKLLIAEEEEEDVKDTNSKCEKHDGLELVESVSRDGEVNQKGLKKLNKWRKMRSIFGLIQRRRDRKCGNEEEEDVGGNVGDRPFGESWQKMRRVADGEANGSVSQKLIRSYSVSCRSSGNMAGLFNNMSGVETKGNCLRRREDRSAGYSPNNIDNGLLRFYLTPLRSYRRSKSGKSKLRRSHSIARTVL, from the coding sequence ATGACCTCCCAACCCAAGACGCGCCTCTCCAGCTGTTACCGCCACCCAAACATACCCGTCACCGGCTTCTGCGCCTTGTGCCTCAGCGAGCGACTCGCTTCCATCGAACCCGCCACGCGCCAGGAAACTCACGCGCCGGGGAAGTGTGCTGCGGCTGTTAAGCTCCGCCGCTGCAAGTCTTACAATGCCGAGGGATTCTCGGTCACTGCCGCAGCCGCAGCCGCCGCATCCGAGCCGCCGCGTCGTAAGTCCTGCGACGTTAGGGCTCGGAGCACGCTGTGGGACCTCTTCAATCTAGACGACGAGCGGAAAGGGAAAGATCCGAATAGGACGCACGATTTGGGATTGGAGAACCTAGGGTTTGAACTGAGAGAAGACGATGAGAACGAGAGCGAGAATGAGGATGAGAATGAGAATGATCTTGGTGGAGAAGAAATTAGGGTTGCTGAGCCGAATGTAGAAGAGAATGAGATTGCGGAGGAAGAGATAGAGTTCAAGACCATGAAGGAGTTCATAGATCTCGAATGGCGGAGCAAGAGGAGTGGAGGAAGGGACTTCAAGGACATTGCCGGGAGCGTTTGGGAGGCGGCTTCGCTGTTCAGCAAGAAATTGAGGAAATGGGGGCAAAAACCGAAGATAAAGAAGCACAACAATGGTGGTGGTTTCGTGGAGGTTGAGAAGCGGAGTGAGAGGAGGCCTTGGAGGGACACGCAATCGGAGATTGGGAGAAGATCTTGCGATACGGAGCCAAGGCTATCGGTCGATGTGAGGCGGTACTCGTTCGACGAGCCGAGGGCTTCTTGGGACGGGTATTTGATAGGAAAGGCCTATCCGAGGCTTGTTACGCCAATGCTGTCTTTGGACGAAAGGATGAGTCCTGGTGGATCAGCTCAGACAAAGGATTACTATTCAGAATCGATGTCTACATCGTTGCAAAGGCGGCGGAGGAGCTTTGATCACTCCAATTTGCATAGAAAAGGGGGAGGAGCGGAGTTTGATGAGTTGAAATTGGTTTCCAATGCGAATGCGAAGGTGTCTCCAGCGAGCACAGAGTTATTCTACGGTGCAAAGTTGTTGATTgcagaggaggaggaagaggatgTGAAGGATACGAATTCCAAGTGTGAGAAACATGATGGTTTGGAGCTTGTTGAATCTGTTTCCAGAGATGGTGAGGTTAATCAGAAGGGTTTGAAGAAGTTGAACAAGTGGCGCAAAATGCGGAGTATTTTCGGTTTAATACAGAGGCGAAGGGATCGAAAATGTGggaatgaagaagaagaggatgttGGAGGAAATGTGGGTGATCGGCCATTTGGTGAGTCTTGGCAGAAGATGAGGAGGGTGGCCGATGGAGAAGCAAATGGGTCTGTGAGCCAGAAGCTTATCCGCAGCTATAGTGTTAGCTGTAGGAGCTCCGGCAACATGGCCGGATTGTTCAATAATATGAGTGGTGTTGAGACCAAAGGCAATTGTCTGAGGAGAAGAGAAGACCGGAGCGCGGGATATTCACCAAACAACATTGATAATGGCCTGTTGAGATTCTATTTGACGCCATTGAGGAGCTATAGGAGAAGCAAATCTGGAAAGAGTAAGCTAAGGAGGTCACATTCCATAGCCAGGACTGTCTTGTAA